One Jeotgalicoccus saudimassiliensis DNA window includes the following coding sequences:
- a CDS encoding ribonuclease J: MKKDNKKAHVKIVPLGGVGEIAKNMYVVEVDNDMFILDAGLMFPEDEMLGIDIVIPDISYVLENKDRLKAIFVTHGHEDSIGAIPYIIQELNVPVYGSRLTLALIKERLKEKNVKKKVKFYAINNESVMKFGNTNVEFFETSHSIPDSYGISMNTPYGSVVYTGEFKFDQSLKGNYDYNMSKMYSLAAKNKTLALISDSTEAEKPGYNTAENLIEGTILDAFQKSKNRIIVSCYASNFVRIQQVLTNAAKVNRKVSFLGRTLESSFKVARKLGYFDIPDGLLLPSHEIKDYPDNEVVIIASGSQGEPIEALGKMSRGQHEVTNIKEGDEVFILTTPSSNMEVVLYTTLNELVKAGAVINTPSRNIHASGHGLAEELKMMLNIFKPEHFIPVQGEFKNQIAHARLATETGVKAENIFLLEKGDVVQYDGEKMFSTDKVEAGNVLIDGSGVGDVGNIVLRDRRLLSEDGIFIAVVTIDRESRVIMAGPEIQSRGFVYVKESEELMKEASEHVKGIVEDNISAGKIEWSVLKQNIRDDLGKFLYDETKRRPMIIPIISEI; this comes from the coding sequence GTGAAGAAAGATAACAAAAAAGCACATGTGAAAATCGTTCCTCTCGGCGGCGTTGGTGAGATTGCAAAAAACATGTACGTTGTTGAAGTCGACAACGATATGTTTATTCTCGATGCGGGTCTGATGTTCCCGGAAGATGAAATGCTCGGTATCGACATTGTCATACCTGACATTTCATACGTTCTGGAAAACAAGGATCGCCTTAAAGCGATTTTTGTTACACATGGACATGAAGACTCAATCGGAGCAATTCCATACATTATTCAAGAATTAAACGTACCTGTTTACGGCTCCCGTTTAACGCTTGCTCTAATTAAAGAACGTCTGAAAGAGAAGAACGTTAAAAAGAAGGTTAAGTTTTACGCAATCAACAATGAATCAGTAATGAAGTTCGGCAACACGAACGTGGAGTTCTTTGAAACTTCACACAGTATTCCGGATTCATACGGTATCAGCATGAATACACCTTATGGTTCAGTCGTTTATACAGGCGAATTCAAATTCGACCAGAGCTTAAAAGGCAACTACGACTACAACATGTCGAAGATGTATTCACTTGCAGCCAAAAACAAAACGCTTGCGCTGATCAGCGACTCGACAGAAGCTGAGAAACCGGGCTACAACACGGCGGAAAACCTGATTGAAGGAACGATTTTAGATGCGTTCCAGAAATCGAAAAACCGTATTATCGTGTCGTGCTATGCATCAAACTTCGTACGCATCCAGCAGGTGCTGACTAATGCGGCGAAAGTTAACCGTAAAGTATCGTTCCTCGGACGTACGCTTGAATCATCATTTAAAGTGGCAAGAAAACTCGGATATTTCGATATTCCGGACGGGCTGCTTTTACCGAGCCATGAAATTAAAGACTATCCGGACAACGAAGTCGTAATTATCGCTTCAGGTTCACAGGGTGAGCCGATTGAAGCACTTGGTAAAATGTCGCGCGGCCAGCATGAAGTAACGAATATAAAAGAAGGCGATGAAGTGTTTATTCTGACGACACCGTCATCTAATATGGAAGTTGTACTGTACACGACACTTAACGAACTCGTTAAAGCCGGTGCAGTCATCAATACGCCTTCGAGAAATATTCACGCTTCAGGTCACGGTCTTGCTGAAGAACTGAAAATGATGCTTAACATTTTCAAACCGGAACATTTCATTCCTGTACAGGGTGAATTCAAAAATCAGATTGCACACGCACGTCTGGCAACTGAAACCGGTGTTAAAGCGGAAAACATTTTCCTTCTCGAGAAAGGGGACGTCGTTCAGTATGACGGCGAGAAAATGTTCAGCACGGACAAAGTCGAAGCAGGCAACGTACTGATCGACGGCAGCGGTGTCGGAGATGTCGGTAACATCGTCCTGCGCGACCGCAGATTGTTATCGGAAGACGGGATCTTTATCGCTGTCGTAACAATCGACCGTGAATCAAGAGTAATTATGGCAGGTCCTGAAATTCAATCACGCGGTTTCGTTTACGTGAAAGAGTCGGAAGAGCTTATGAAAGAAGCTTCCGAGCACGTCAAAGGTATTGTCGAAGACAATATCAGTGCCGGCAAAATTGAATGGAGTGTCTTAAAACAAAATATCAGAGATGACCTCGGTAAATTCCTATACGATGAAACGAAGCGTCGTCCGATGATTATTCCAATCATTTCTGAAATATAA